Within the Senegalia massiliensis genome, the region GAGATGGTGATGCAGCAAAATCAAAAGATATAGCTGCTAACTATATAACCCAAGATGTAGTAGGAATATTTGGTGGAAATGAAGGTTCTACTGTTGGAACTGGAAATGCTATAAAAGAAGCAGGTGGAGAAGTTATAGGAGTAGGTTTTGATAAATCTGATACAATATTACAAATGATTGAAGAAGGACATATACTTGCTACTATGTCACAAAATCCTGATGTAATGGGTTATGAAGGAGTAAAGACAGCAGTAGATGCACTTGAAGGAAAAGAAATTAATGAAGAATATGTAGATACAGGTGTTTCTGTAATAAACAAAGAATCACTTGAAAACTAATAGAGTTCCAAAATAAATTAGAGAGGTTACAAAAGTAACCTCTTTAAACTATATATGAGGTGATATTATTGAAAAATAAAACAGAAAGAATATTAAATGAGTTAATTGAAAAATATCCAAAATTAGATTATTTAGAAGAAAGATTAAGAAATTTAATAGAAAAAACAGTAAAATCAATAAGAGGAAATGGTAAAATATTAGTATGTGGGAATGGTGGTAGTGCCTCTGATAGTGAACATATAGTAGGAGAATTATTGAAAAAATTCTATATTGATAGACCAATTGAAGATGATTTTAAAAATAATTTGAGAAAAAATTGTAATGAATATGAATATGAATATATGAGTAGTAATATGGAAGGAGCAATTCCAGCAATTTCCCTTGTTTCTCAAACAACATTTTTAACAGCATATGGTAATGATGTGAATTTTGATATGATTTATGCTCAACAAGTATATGCATATGGAAATGAAAATGATATATTGATAGCTTTATCAACATCTGGGAACTCTTCAAATGTTTATTATGCTGCAAAAGCAGCAAAATCAAAAGGAATGATGGTTATATCATTAACAGGAGAAGATGGTGGAAAATTA harbors:
- a CDS encoding D-sedoheptulose-7-phosphate isomerase, producing the protein MKNKTERILNELIEKYPKLDYLEERLRNLIEKTVKSIRGNGKILVCGNGGSASDSEHIVGELLKKFYIDRPIEDDFKNNLRKNCNEYEYEYMSSNMEGAIPAISLVSQTTFLTAYGNDVNFDMIYAQQVYAYGNENDILIALSTSGNSSNVYYAAKAAKSKGMMVISLTGEDGGKLKSTSDILLNVPLDETYQVQEYHLPLYHFICRALEYEIFGG